A single genomic interval of Acidovorax sp. 1608163 harbors:
- a CDS encoding TOBE domain-containing protein, with the protein MPASLSLSDALGHALSDKRIDILRQIGQGGSISQAARAVGVSYKAAWQAVDTLTNLAGTPLVKRAVGGAGGGGAVLTEAGQQLLTAADAMAQARGAVLARWQADPHAGRAVARLAVRTSMRNQWPCVVQGLQVHGQIVLVHLGLALAAAGEWACEPPESDRSDGADFLAARITRESAELLGLQPGLAVQALCKATAVRVERAAPGAPVPQAPASTYRLPAKAVRVVRGALGDEVAAELMLGTRATGVQMVGFAAPGSGLRVGSRVVLVVEDTSVVLALSGL; encoded by the coding sequence ATGCCTGCTTCTCTTTCTCTCTCTGACGCGCTGGGCCATGCGCTGTCTGACAAACGCATCGACATCCTGCGCCAGATTGGCCAGGGCGGCTCCATCTCGCAAGCTGCCCGAGCCGTGGGCGTGAGCTACAAGGCCGCGTGGCAGGCGGTGGACACCCTCACCAATCTGGCGGGCACCCCCCTGGTCAAGCGCGCGGTGGGTGGGGCAGGCGGCGGCGGTGCGGTGCTGACCGAGGCGGGCCAGCAGCTGCTGACCGCAGCCGATGCGATGGCCCAGGCGCGTGGCGCCGTGCTGGCGCGCTGGCAGGCCGACCCCCATGCAGGCCGTGCGGTGGCCCGCTTGGCGGTGCGCACCAGCATGCGCAACCAGTGGCCTTGCGTGGTTCAGGGCTTGCAAGTGCATGGGCAAATTGTGCTGGTGCACCTGGGCTTGGCCCTGGCTGCGGCGGGCGAGTGGGCCTGCGAGCCGCCCGAGAGTGACAGGAGCGACGGCGCTGATTTTCTGGCCGCGCGCATCACGCGCGAAAGCGCCGAGTTGCTGGGCCTGCAACCCGGCCTTGCGGTGCAGGCGCTGTGCAAGGCCACCGCCGTGCGGGTCGAGCGGGCGGCGCCGGGCGCCCCCGTGCCGCAGGCCCCCGCCAGCACCTACCGCCTGCCCGCCAAGGCGGTGCGGGTGGTGCGCGGTGCCTTGGGCGACGAGGTGGCCGCTGAGCTGATGCTGGGCACCCGTGCCACGGGCGTGCAGATGGTGGGCTTTGCGGCGCCGGGCAGTGGCTTGCGCGTGGGCAGCCGGGTGGTGCTGGTGGTGGAAGACACGTCCGTGGTGCTGGCCCTGTCGGGCCTGTGA
- a CDS encoding helix-turn-helix domain-containing protein, translating into MDISEVAKRSGLRASTLRYYEEKGLVSSVGQPGERRRFAPGVLEQLALIALGQSAGFSLDEIRSMFLPSGQPSIDRHLLSAKADEIDVMVKRLKAMSHGLRHAAACPAESHAQCPSFQRLLKAAAAGALERKQKSLKPVAGARRKPL; encoded by the coding sequence ATGGACATTTCGGAAGTTGCCAAACGCTCGGGCCTGCGGGCCTCGACGCTGCGCTACTACGAGGAAAAGGGGTTGGTGAGTTCGGTGGGCCAGCCGGGTGAGCGCCGCCGGTTTGCCCCGGGGGTGCTGGAGCAGTTGGCATTGATTGCGCTGGGGCAGTCGGCGGGGTTCTCGCTGGACGAGATCCGCTCCATGTTCCTGCCCAGCGGCCAGCCCAGCATCGACCGGCACCTGCTCTCGGCCAAGGCCGATGAGATCGATGTGATGGTCAAACGCCTCAAGGCCATGAGCCATGGCCTGCGGCACGCAGCGGCCTGCCCGGCCGAGAGCCACGCGCAATGCCCGTCGTTCCAGCGGCTGCTCAAGGCCGCTGCGGCGGGCGCGCTGGAGCGCAAACAGAAGTCTTTGAAGCCCGTGGCCGGGGCGCGGCGCAAGCCTTTATGA